The following are encoded in a window of Citrobacter freundii genomic DNA:
- a CDS encoding electron transfer flavoprotein FixA, translating to MKIITCYKCVPDEQDIAINNADGSLDLSKADAKISQYDLNAIEAACQLKQQLGEVQVVALSVGGKALTNAKGRKDVLSRGPDELIVVIDDQFEQALPQQTATALAAAAQKSGFDLIICGDGSSDLYAQQVGLLVGEALNIPAINGVSKILSLADNTLTVERELEDEIETLSIPLPAVIAVSTDINTPQIPSMKAILGAAKKPVQVWSPADIALNSVDVYSAQQVAAPKQRERQRVVIEGDGEEQIAEFVENLRKII from the coding sequence ATGAAGATAATTACTTGCTACAAATGCGTGCCTGACGAACAGGATATTGCGATTAATAATGCTGATGGTTCGCTGGATCTCAGCAAGGCTGATGCCAAAATCAGTCAGTACGACCTGAATGCGATTGAGGCTGCTTGTCAGTTAAAACAGCAGCTGGGAGAGGTTCAGGTTGTTGCACTAAGCGTGGGTGGCAAAGCGTTGACCAATGCTAAAGGGCGCAAAGATGTGCTTTCTCGCGGTCCGGATGAGCTGATCGTGGTGATTGACGATCAATTCGAACAGGCGCTGCCTCAGCAGACGGCGACAGCACTGGCTGCCGCGGCACAAAAATCCGGTTTTGATCTGATTATCTGCGGTGATGGATCTTCCGATCTTTATGCCCAGCAGGTCGGTCTGCTGGTGGGCGAAGCATTGAATATCCCGGCGATTAACGGTGTGAGCAAGATCCTCTCACTGGCGGATAACACCCTCACGGTAGAACGCGAGCTGGAAGATGAAATTGAAACTCTGAGCATCCCGCTGCCAGCGGTGATTGCGGTCTCTACCGACATCAATACCCCACAAATCCCTTCCATGAAAGCCATTCTTGGCGCGGCGAAAAAACCGGTTCAGGTCTGGTCGCCAGCGGATATTGCGCTAAATAGCGTGGATGTGTATTCCGCCCAACAGGTTGCTGCACCGAAGCAACGCGAGCGTCAGCGCGTTGTGATTGAAGGTGACGGTGAAGAACAGATTGCCGAGTTTGTCGAGAACCTGCGCAAAATCATTTAA
- the caiT gene encoding L-carnitine/gamma-butyrobetaine antiporter, producing the protein MKNEKKKSGIEPKVFFPPLIIVGILCWLTVRDLDAANVVINAVFSYVTNVWGWAFEWYMVIMLFGWFWLVFGPYAKKKLGDEKPEFSTTSWIFMMFASCTSAAVLFWGSIEIYYYISTPPFALAPNSTGAKELGLAYSLFHWGPLPWATYSFLSVAFAYFFFVRKMDVIRPSSTLVPLVGEKHAKGLFGTIVDNFYLVALIFAMGTSLGLATPLVTECIQYLFGIPHTLQLDAIIITCWIILNAICVACGLQKGVKIASDIRSYLSFLMLGWVFIVSGASFIMNYFTDSVGMLMMYLPRMLFYTDAIGKGGFPQGWTVFYWAWWVIYAIQMSIFLARISRGRTVRELCFGMVLGLTASTWILWTVLGSNTLLLMDKNIVNIPQLIEQHGVARAIIETWAALPFSTATMWGFFILCFIATVTLINACSYTLAMSTCREVRDGEEPPLLIRIGWSVLVGVIGIVLLALGGLKPIQTAIIAGGCPLFFVNIMVTLSFIKDAKVHWKDK; encoded by the coding sequence ATGAAAAATGAAAAGAAGAAATCGGGAATAGAACCAAAGGTTTTTTTCCCGCCATTAATAATTGTCGGAATACTTTGTTGGCTAACAGTAAGAGATCTTGATGCCGCGAATGTGGTTATTAATGCGGTATTCAGTTACGTCACCAATGTCTGGGGCTGGGCATTTGAATGGTACATGGTGATCATGCTGTTCGGCTGGTTCTGGTTGGTCTTTGGCCCGTATGCCAAAAAGAAATTAGGTGATGAAAAACCGGAGTTTAGCACCACCAGCTGGATATTTATGATGTTCGCCTCCTGTACATCGGCTGCCGTGCTGTTCTGGGGTTCAATAGAGATTTACTACTATATCTCCACCCCACCCTTTGCTCTCGCTCCTAACTCCACCGGCGCGAAAGAACTCGGTCTGGCGTACAGCCTGTTCCACTGGGGGCCGCTGCCGTGGGCAACCTATAGCTTCCTTTCTGTGGCCTTCGCCTACTTCTTCTTTGTGCGCAAGATGGACGTCATCCGTCCCAGCTCCACACTGGTACCGTTAGTTGGCGAGAAACACGCGAAAGGGTTATTCGGCACCATCGTCGATAACTTCTATCTGGTCGCGCTGATCTTCGCGATGGGGACCAGCCTCGGTCTGGCTACACCGCTGGTGACCGAGTGTATCCAGTATCTGTTCGGCATTCCGCATACCCTGCAATTAGACGCCATCATCATTACCTGCTGGATCATTCTGAACGCCATTTGCGTGGCCTGTGGTCTGCAAAAAGGGGTGAAGATCGCCAGCGACATTCGTAGCTACCTGAGTTTCCTGATGCTGGGCTGGGTGTTTATCGTCAGCGGTGCCAGCTTCATCATGAACTACTTCACCGACTCCGTCGGCATGCTGATGATGTATTTACCGCGCATGCTGTTCTATACCGACGCTATCGGTAAAGGCGGCTTCCCGCAGGGCTGGACTGTCTTCTACTGGGCATGGTGGGTGATTTACGCCATCCAGATGAGCATCTTCCTCGCCCGTATTTCTCGCGGCCGTACCGTACGTGAACTGTGCTTCGGCATGGTACTGGGTCTGACTGCTTCCACCTGGATCCTGTGGACGGTCCTTGGCAGCAACACGCTGCTGTTGATGGATAAAAATATTGTCAACATCCCACAACTGATTGAGCAACACGGCGTGGCGCGCGCCATCATCGAAACCTGGGCCGCATTGCCGTTCAGCACCGCCACCATGTGGGGATTCTTTATCCTCTGCTTTATTGCCACCGTCACGCTGATTAACGCCTGCTCTTACACCCTGGCGATGTCCACCTGCCGCGAAGTTCGCGACGGTGAAGAACCGCCGCTGTTAATCCGTATCGGCTGGTCGGTACTGGTCGGCGTCATCGGTATTGTTCTGCTGGCGCTGGGCGGACTGAAGCCCATCCAGACGGCGATTATTGCCGGAGGATGCCCGCTGTTCTTCGTCAACATTATGGTCACGCTGTCCTTTATTAAAGACGCCAAAGTGCACTGGAAAGACAAGTAA